The Vicia villosa cultivar HV-30 ecotype Madison, WI linkage group LG1, Vvil1.0, whole genome shotgun sequence genome includes a region encoding these proteins:
- the LOC131644287 gene encoding actin-depolymerizing factor-like, translating to MAFRMGLGGGNASSGMGVAEHSVSTFKELQRKKVYRYVIFKIDEKTKEVVVEKTGGPAESYDDFTASLPENDCRYAVFDFDFVTSENCQKSKIFFIAWSPSVARIRPKMLYATSKDRFRRELQGIHYEIQATDPTEMELEVLQERAN from the exons GGAAATGCATCTTCTGGCATGGGTGTTGCTGAGCATAGTGTAAGCACATTCAAGGAATTGCAGAGGAAGAAAGTGTACCGCTACGTGATTTTTAAAATTGATGAGAAAACGAAAGAGGTCGTGGTTGAAAAAACTGGTGGCCCGGCTGAGAGTTATGATGATTTCACTGCATCTTTGCCGGAAAATGATTGCAGATACGCTGTCTTTGACTTCGATTTCGTGACCTCTGAGAACTGCCAAAAGAGCAAAATCTTTTTTATTGCATG GTCTCCTTCCGTGGCTCGCATTCGCCCTAAGATGCTTTATGCAACCTCAAAAGACAGGTTCAGAAGGGAGCTGCAGGGAATCCATTACGAGATTCAAGCAACAGACCCAACAGAGATGGAACTCGAAGTCCTCCAAGAGCGTGCAAACTAA